One stretch of Plutella xylostella chromosome 15, ilPluXylo3.1, whole genome shotgun sequence DNA includes these proteins:
- the LOC105393065 gene encoding pseudouridylate synthase TRUB2, mitochondrial — protein sequence MVKLRDAAQAYKALNGIICVYKPPCVPLRRVQHTIITNLCRDLNALPDRPLESRVEIVGATNEPMSVRLVQNYADHRLASGPRYLHEDFRCSWAAHLGLFTSGVLLLGINDGTRLTYKINTSRLIRAYKIHGQLGKATDTYFWNGKTIERATYNHVTREKIDSVVAHMQAAHQKTMYELSGVHMESETAYELASRGVIRPSNGKLPVLYGIKCVHFQPPNFTLEVQAINEYDRYLWTLVHDLGVQLKTAAHCAGVQCVRHGKFHTDLALLRKHWTLDHLLDNMSQCQNLLEENQRLLRPETAMLTA from the exons ATGGTGAAATTACGAGATGCAGCCCAGGCTTACAAAGCGTTAAACGGGATAATTTGTGTTTACAAGCCGCCATGTGTCCCTTTACGCCGTGTGCAACATACGATCATAACAAACCTTTGTAGAG ACCTGAACGCCCTCCCGGACCGGCCGCTAGAGTCCCGGGTGGAGATAGTGGGCGCGACCAACGAGCCCATGTCAGTGAGGCTGGTACAGAACTACGCGGACCACCGGCTGGCGAGCGGCCCCCGGTACCTGCACGAGGACTTCCGCTGCAGCTGGGCCGCGCACCTCGGCCTGTTCACCAGCGGGGTGCTCT TACTGGGCATAAATGATGGGACAAGATTAACTTACAAAATCAATACATCACGGTTAATACGAGCTTACAAGATACACGGCCAGCTTGGTAAGGCTACAGACACATACTTCTGGAATGGGAAGACCATAGAGAGAGCCACATACAATCACGTAACTCGGGAGAAAATAGACAGTGTTGTAGCACACATGCAGGCCGCTCATCAGAAGACTATGTATGA ACTATCAGGCGTACACATGGAGTCTGAGACGGCATACGAGCTGGCGTCACGGGGAGTTATCCGGCCAAGTAACGGCAAACTGCCCGTGCTGTATGGGATCAAGTGTGTGCACTTCCAGCCACCCAACTTTACCCTTG AGGTGCAAGCCATCAACGAGTACGACCGCTACCTGTGGACGCTCGTGCACGACCTCGGGGTCCAGCTGAAGACCGCGGCACACTGCGCCGGCGTGCAGTGCGTGCGCCACGGCAAGTTCCACACGGACCTGGCGCTGCTGAGGAAGCACTGGACCCTCGACCACCTTCTTGACAATATGAGCCAGTGCCAGAACCTGCTGGAGGAAAATCAGAGGCTGCTGCGGCCGGAGACTGCTATGTTGACTGCGTAG
- the LOC105393066 gene encoding vesicle-trafficking protein SEC22b, whose product MVLMTMIARVVDGLPLAATMQEDDQSGCNILEYQNQAKMLFRKLGPQSPIRCSIETGPYLFHYLIENEICYLVLCERNYSKRLAFSYLEEISQEFYQQYGKRVNTVTRPYTFIEFDTWMQRARRQYAEGGARARRGAGAAAGLGGQLGDVQRIMMQNIDDVLQRGAVLSELDTKTQNLSMMSQKYKKDATYLNTKSMIVKFTAGAVVLLVFVLYFWVL is encoded by the exons ATGGTTTTAATGACAATGATTGCTCGGGTGGTCGACGGCCTGCCGCTAGCCGCTACCATGCAAGAAGATGACCAG AGCGGCTGCAATATATTGGAGTACCAAAACCAAGCTAAAATGCTGTTTAGGAAACTCGGTCCACAGTCCCCGATCCGCTGCTCCATTGAGACTGGGCCCTACCTCTTCCA CTACTTAATTGAAAACGAAATCTGTTATTTGGTACTCTGTGAACGCAACTACAGCAAGCGACTAGCATTCAGCTATCTGGAAGAAATATCTCAAGAGTTCTATCAGCAATACGGAAAGAGg GTGAACACAGTGACCCGTCCCTACACGTTCATAGAGTTCGACACGTGGATgcagcgcgcgcggcggcagtACGCGGAGGggggggcgcgcgcgcggcggggcgcgggggcggcggcggggctgGGCGGCCAGCTCGGTGACGTGCAGCGCATCATGATGCAGAATATTGATGATGTGCTGCAGAGGGGGGCGGTGCTGTCAG AATTGGACACAAAAACGCAGAACCTCTCGATGATGTcgcaaaaatacaaaaaagacGCGACGTACCTCAACACCAAGTCCATGATCGTCAAGTTCACAGCCGGAGCCGTAGTTTTACTTGTATTTGTGCTCTATTTCTGGGTGCTTTAG